TTGCTTAGGAAGATTAGGTGCTAATGTAGCTTTTTTAGGCTCAGTTTCAAATGATTTATTTGGTGAAATGATAATAGAAGAATTACAAAAGTCTAAAGTAAACACTTCTTTATGCGTAAACACTTCATTTAATACAACATTAGCATTTGCAAAAATTGCAAATGGAACTACAACATATAGTTTTTTCGATGAAAATAGTTCAAATAAAAATATATCTTTAAAAGATGTTGTTTTAGATGACAAAGAAGTAAATACGCTTTATGTTGGTGGAATTTCACTTATGAGTGAACCAAATGGAAGTGAAATTGAAAGCTTTGTAAATAAACAAAGCTCTTCAAAAGTTGTATTCTTTGATCCGAATATCAGACCTAATTTTATTGAAAATAGATCAATTTTTATACAAAGATTTGAGAATATACTTTCTCAAAGTGATATTATAAAAATATCAGACGAAGATTTTGAATGGTTATACCCTGATACTTCTTTTGAAGAACTACATAAAAAATGGCTAGACTTAGGTCTTAGTATCATTGTTCTTACAAAAGGAAGCGAAGGTGCGATAATTAAAACTAAAAAATATGAAGTATTTGCAAAAGCACAAAAAGTAGAAGTTATTGATACAATTGGCGCAGGTGACATTTTCAATGGAGCCTTATTATTCTCTTTATCTAAAAACAATAGCTTCTCAAAAAAAGGTTTAGTTAATATTGATGAAAAATCACTTGAAGAATCATTAATATTCGCAAATAAAGTTGCAGGAATTAGTGTAGGTAGAATTGGCGCTAATCCTCCTTTTTATAAAGAACTAAACTCATAACTTATTAAAATTTAAAAATATCATAAGGTTATAATGTTATGATATTTTTATTAAAGGATATAAAAACTTATGAATGAAATAAAAAAACCAACAGATATTATAATTTTTGGAGCATATGGTGATCTTTCTTTTAGAAAACTAATACCAGCTTTATACCATCTTTTTAGCGATGGTTACTTAGAAGAAGAAAGTAGAATCATCTCCGTATCAAGACAAAAGTTAAGTAGAAAAGAACATATAAAATTAACAAAAGAAAAACTATCAGAATTTATAGAAAAAGAATCATTTAGTAATGAAGTTTTTGATAAATTTAAAGAAATAATACATTCAGTATATGTGGACTTTGCAGATAATGACAGTTATAAAGATTTAAAAAAGATACTAGATGAAAGCTCAAATGAAGATAGAGTTAGTTACTTATCAACATCACCAAACTTTTTTGGGGATATATGTAAGTCTTTAAGCCATTGGGAACTAATAAAACCAACATCTAGAGTTGTTTTAGAAAAACCAATTGGAAAAGACTTAGAATCTGCAAGAGAAATTAATAATGAAGTATTAAAATATTTTAACGAAAATCAAATTTATAGAATTGACCATTATTTAGGAAAAAACACAGTACAAAATATTTTAGCCTTGCGTTTTGCAAATAGAATTATTATGCCTCTTTGGGATGCTACTAATATTGACCATATTCAAATTACTGTTGCTGAAAGTGTTGGTGTTGAGGGTCGTGCTGGTTATTATGACCAATATGGCGCTATGAGAGATATGATTCAAAATCATTTAATGCAGTTACTTTGTTTAGTTGCAATGGAGCCACCTTGTTCACTTGATGCAAATAGTATCAGAGATGAAAAAGTAAAAGTTTTAAGATCCTTAAGACCAATCACAAGAGAAAATGTAGCTGCTAATACAGTTCGTGCACAATACTCAAATGGTTCAATAAATGGTCAACCCGTTCCTGGATATCTAGATAATAAAGATATTGAAGAAAGTCTAACAGAAACATTTGCAGCTTTAAGAGTTGATATTGATAACTGGAGATGGAATGGAGTTCCATTTTATATTAGAAGTGGAAAAAGAATGGAAAAAAGAAACTCTGAGATTGTAATACAATTTAAGGATGTTCCTTATTCTATTTTCCAAAATAATGGTGAACCTGTTTCTTCTAATAAGCTTGTTATTACGCTTCAACCTGAAGAGAGTATTACCTTAAGTTTAATAAATAAAGTACCAGAATTAAGTGAGAACATGAGACTAGAAGAAGTTGATTTAGAGTTGATTTCACCTTCATCTACAAAAAGAAAAAATGAAGCATATGAAAGATTATTACTTGATGTTGTAAGATCAAATCCAACACTATTTATGAGATTAGACGAAGTTGAAAGTGCTTGGAAATGGGTTGATAGTATTTTAGAAGCCTGGGAAGATAATATTGTTCCTATGAAAAAATATGCTGCAGGTACAAATGGACCAAGTGCAGGTGTCCAACTTATTGCAAAAGATGGTAGGGATTGGCATGAAGATTAATAGTCAAAATAATAATGAGAATTTTTTTTCAGAACAAAAAGAGTTAATTGAGTCTTTAAGTCTAAAGATAATTACAAATTTACAAAATGCAATATTACAAAAAGGAAATGCTTCATTAATTGTTTCAGGTGGTAGTACACCAAAGCCATTATTTGAAGAACTTAGCTCTTTTGATATTCCTTGGGAAAAAGTAAAAATTGCACTTGTAGATGAAAGATGGATTCCATCTTCTAGTGATGATTCAAATGAAAAGTTAGTTAAAAATACACTTTTACAAAACTTTGCTAAAAAAGCACAATTTATTCCAATGTATCAAGAAGATATGACAATTGAAGATTCACAAAAAACTTGTTCAGACATTTATCAAAATGAATTGTTTCCTTTTGATGTAATAGTATTAGGAATGGGAGCTGATGGACATACGGCTTCTATTTTTCCTAATAATATTAAACTCGAAGAAGCTTTTGAAACAAATGAGAGCTTATGTGTCTTTATGACACCAAGCAATGCACCTTATGACAGAATGAGTTTAACAAAAAATGCAATATTATCTGCAAATAATATTTATTTACATTTTGAAGGTGAACAAAAACAAGAAATCTATAAGCAAGTTCTTGAAGGTATTGATAAGAAACAAATGCCAATAGCTTCAATTTTAAATCAAGATAAAAAAATAATAGAGGTATATTACAAATGAATGAAATAATACTAGAAGTTACAAATAATATCATAGAAAGATCAAAGACAAGTAGAGAGATTTACTTAAATAGAGTTAAAGAAGCTAGTAATAAAGGTGTTAATAGATCAAAAGTTGGATGTAGTAATCTTGCACATACAATTGCACCAATGAATGAACAAGAAAAAGAATTAATGTCAGATAAAGTTACTCCAAATATTGCAATTGTAACTGCTTATAATGATATGCTATCAGCTCATGAACCTTTTAGTGTTTATCCATCATTAATTAAAAGAACACTTTTAAATGAAGGTGCAACAGCACAAGTTGCATCTGGAGTTCCTGCTATGTGTGATGGTGTTACTCAAGGTTATGAAGGAATGGAATTAAGTCTATTCTCAAGAGATAATATTGCAATGGGAACTGCTATTGGACTTTCTCATAATGTTTATGATGGAGCTATTTATTTAGGAGTTTGTGACAAAATTGTTCCAGGACTTTTAATAGGTGCATTATCTTTTGGACATTTGCCTGCTATTTTTATGCCAGCAGGTCCTATGCCTTCTGGTATTTCAAATAAAGAAAAAGCATTAGTACGTCAAGAATTTGCTCAAGGAAAAGTTGATGAAAAAGCATTATTTAAAGTAGAAGCAGCTTCATATCATAGTAGTGGTACTTGTACTTTCTATGGAACTGCCAATTCAAATCAAATGCTTTTAGAAATGATGGGATTACAACTTCCTAATTCTTCTTTTGTAAATGCAAATACGCAGTTAAGAGATGAATTAACACAAGAAGCTTCAAAAACATTATTGAATTTAACAGAGTATAAAAATAATTTCACACCAATAGCAGATATTATTGACGAAAGAAGTTTTGTTAATGCAATTGTAGGACTTATGGCAACTGGTGGTTCTACTAATCATACAATTCATTTAATTGCAATGGCAAGAGCTGCTGGAATTATTATAAATTGGGATGATTTTAATATGATTTCATCTGTAACACCACTATTATGTAGACTATACCCAAATGGAAGTGCTGATGTTAATCACTTCAGAGATGCAGGTGGTATGAGTGTTGTAATTAGTGAGCTAATAAATGCAGGTTTAGTACATGAAGATGTAAATACAATTGTAGGTCGTGGTTTAAAAAATTATATAGTTGAGCCTACTTTAAAAGAGAATAAATTAGTATTTAATAAAGGTGCCATAATATCAAGAGATAAAGATATTGTTTCAAGCGTTGAAGCTCCTTTTTCAAATGAGGGTGGTATTACTCTTTTAAAAGGAAATATAGGAAGAAGTATTATTAAAACTTCTGCTTTAAAAGATGAGCATTTATATATTAAAGCTCCTGCAATGGTTTTCTCAACTCAAGATGAGTTAAAAAATGCCTTTAAAGAAGGTTTATTAAATAAAGATTTTGTAGCAGTTGTTAAATTTCAAGGACCGAAATCAAACGGAATGCCTGAACTTCACGGTTTATTACCTTCTCTTGGTGTTTTACAAGATAAAGGGTTTAAAGTTGCAATTGTAACAGATGGAAGAATGTCAGGAGCTTCTGGAAAAGTACCATCTGCAATTCATTTAGTTAATGAAGCTGCAAAAGGTGGAGCTATTGCACTTATAGAAGATGGAGATATGATTTGTTTAGATGTTAAAAAAGGAACATTAAATATTGAAATCCCAGCAGAAGAAAAGATTAGAAGAACTATTAAAAAAGTAGACTTATCAGCTAATCATTATAACTATGGAAGAAATTTATTCTCTAGTGTTAGAGACAATATTAGTAGTGCAGAAGAGGGTGCTACTATCTTTGATATTATTGGAAAAGAGAGAAATTAATATGAAAATAAACGCAAAAGAAGTACTTAGCATTAGCCCAATAGTACCAGTAATAGCAATAGATAATATTGAAGATGCATTACCACTTGCAAAAGCATTGCAAGATGGTGGAATTAATATAATGGAAATTACTTTAAGAACAGCAACAGGTCTTAAAGCAATAGAACTTATATCAAAGCAAATGCCTTCTATGAATGTAGGAGCAGGAACTGTATGTAATAAAAAAGATTTAGAAGACTCTATTTCTCATGGAGCAGCTTTTGTATTCTCTCCAGGAATAAGTGAAGAGTTAATACAAGCTGCAAAACAAAATGATATCGCTCTAATTCCAGGAGTTTGTACAGCATCAGAAGTAATGCTAGCACAAAATAATGATATAAACGCATGTAAACTATTTCCAGCAGTACAAGTTGGAGGAGTAAACTTACTTAAAGCCTTTTTGGGACCTTTTGCAAAAATGAGTTTTTGTCCAACAGGTGGAGTAAGTCTAGATAATATGAATGAGTTTTTAGATTTAAAAAATGTACTTTGTGTAGGTGGTTCATGGTTAGTTCCAAAAAAACTACTTGATGAAAAGAACTTTGATGAGATTACAAGAATTGCTAAAAGTTCATTAGAAAAAATCAATAAGGCTTAAATATGAACGAACAAAGAGATATTCTTTTTGCTAGATTAAAGCAAATTAGAAGCCAGCTTAAAAATATGTCAATTAATGACTTATTTACTCTAAATCCAAAGCGTTTTGAGGAGTTTTCAACTTCACTAGATGATATGATTTTAGATTATTCAAAAGTTCATGTAAATAATGATGTTATGACAACATTATTTAAACTAGCAAAAGCTTGTGATGTTGAAGAAAAAAGAGATGCAATGTATCGTGGTGATAAAATCAATATCACTGAAAATAGAGCCGTTTTACATATAGCACTTAGAAATAAACCAAATAAACCTATATATGTTGACAATAGAGATATTATGCAAGATGTTCAAGAAGGTTTAGAAAAAATGCAAAAATTTGCAAATGGAATCAGAGATGGTAAAATTGTTTCATCAAGTGGTGAAGCTTTTACAGATATTGTAAATATAGGAATTGGAGGTTCACATCTTGGCCCTGCTATGGTTACACAATCATTAAAACCTTTTCATGATGGTCCTAATGTTCATTTTGTATCTAATATTGATTCATCTCATATTACAGATACTTTAAGTAATCTTGACCCTTCAAAAACATTAATACTAATAGCATCTAAAACGTTTACAACTATTGAGACAATGACAAATGCAAAAACAGCAATGAAATGGATGTCAAATGCAATTGGTGAAGAAAATGCAGGAAAACATTTTGCTGCAATTTCAACAGCATTAGAAAAAACTAAAGATTTCGGTATTAGTGAAGACAGAGTTTTTGGATATTGGGATTGGGTTGGTGGAAGATACTCAATTTGGAGTTCAATTGGATTAGGTGTAATGATAGCAATTGGAACTGATAATTTTTCACAGTTTTTAGATGGTGCTTATGAAATGGATGAGCATTTTAAAAATACACCAATTGAGCAAAATATGCCAGTAATACTTGGACTTATTGGAATTTGGCATAGAAATATATGTGAATATCCAACACGTGCAATTTTACCGTATGATCAAAGATTAAGTTCTTTTCCTTCATATATTCAACAACTTGATATGGAAAGTAATGGAAAAAGTATTTCTTCAAGTGGTGAGAGCTTATATGAAAAAACAGGTGCAATTGTTTGGGGTGATGCTGGTACAAATTCACAGCATTCATTCTTTCAATTATTACACCAAGGTTCACAAATAGTTCCTTGTGAGTTTATGTTAGGTGTAAATAAATCAGAAAATGATATGAAAGAGCATAATGATTTATTAATTGCAAACTGTTTAGCACAAAGTCAAGCACTTATGGCAGGGCGAAGAATTGATGAAGTAATTCGGGTATTAGAAAAAAGAGGAGTTCCACATGAAGAATCAATTAGATTAGCTCCTCATAGACAATTTAATGGTAATCGTCCTTCATCAACTCTTTTATATAAAAAACTTGACCCTAAAACCTTAGGAAAAATCATAGCTTTATACGAGCATAGAGTTTTCGTAGAAGGTATTATTTGGGGTGTTGACTCATTTGATCAATGGGGAGTTGAACTTGGAAAAGAGTTAGCAACAGAGATGTTAACACATGTTCAAGAGACACATAAAAAGAAAAAAGAGTATACGCACAAAGATATGGACTCATCAAGTGCTGGATTATTAAACGCAATTAGTGCCTGGCAAGAATAGAAATAAAGAGGTATATTAATATCTCTTTATTTATTTAAAAGTTTATTTTTTATAATAACAATATAACATTATGATGTTTAAGTTTTAATTAACGTTTAAGTCATTATAATGACATTATGAATTTTAAGGAAATAAAAATGAAAACTAATAATAAAAAATATGAAAATATATTTACATCTATAGAAGAAATTCCAAAACAATTTCAATTAGATGGTGAAATCTCTCAAGATGAGTATTTAATTGATGGTTCAATAAAACATTGGAAAGGTCAAAAACAAGATGTTTATTCTCCAATATGTTTAAAAGATGGAAAACAAGTGAAACTTGGAACTTATCCAAAACTAACTCAAAATGAAGCACATCAAGCTTTAGACTCTGCAATGAACGCATATAATCATGGGATGGGTCAATGGCCACAAATGAAAGTAGAAGAGCGAATAAAAGCAGTAGAAAAGTTTACTTTCAAAATGATTGAAAAAAGAGAAGAAGTTGTAAATCTTTTAATGTGGGAAATAGGTAAATCACTTAAAGATTCTCAAAAAGAGTTTGATAGAACAGTTGATTATATTAAAGATACAATTGAAGCTTTAAAAAACTTAGATAGAAAAAATTCTCAATTAGAGATTGAATCTGGAATTTTAGCTCAGGTAAAAAGATCTCCTCTTGGTGTTACTTTATGTATGGGACCATTTAACTATCCATTAAATGAAACATTTACCACATTAATTCCAGCACTTATTATGGGGAATGCAGTTATCTTTAAACCACCAAAATTTGGTGTTTTATTACATAGACCACTTCTTGAAGCATTTAGAGATTCTTTTCCAAAAGGTATAGTAAATACATTATATGGAAGTGGGGAAGAGTTATTAACTCCATTAATGAAAAGTGGAAAAATTGATGTATTAGCATTTATTGGTAGTTCAAAAGTTGCTAGTACTATGGAGCATCATCACCCAAAACCAAATAGATTAAGGTCAGTACTAAGCTTAGAAGCTAAAAATGCAGCTATTGTAATGCCTGATGCAAATCTTGAAGTTGCTGTAAATGAA
This sequence is a window from Poseidonibacter parvus. Protein-coding genes within it:
- a CDS encoding carbohydrate kinase family protein; translated protein: MIICCGEALIDMIPSHLDNGETAFIPKIGGAVLNTSICLGRLGANVAFLGSVSNDLFGEMIIEELQKSKVNTSLCVNTSFNTTLAFAKIANGTTTYSFFDENSSNKNISLKDVVLDDKEVNTLYVGGISLMSEPNGSEIESFVNKQSSSKVVFFDPNIRPNFIENRSIFIQRFENILSQSDIIKISDEDFEWLYPDTSFEELHKKWLDLGLSIIVLTKGSEGAIIKTKKYEVFAKAQKVEVIDTIGAGDIFNGALLFSLSKNNSFSKKGLVNIDEKSLEESLIFANKVAGISVGRIGANPPFYKELNS
- the zwf gene encoding glucose-6-phosphate dehydrogenase; amino-acid sequence: MNEIKKPTDIIIFGAYGDLSFRKLIPALYHLFSDGYLEEESRIISVSRQKLSRKEHIKLTKEKLSEFIEKESFSNEVFDKFKEIIHSVYVDFADNDSYKDLKKILDESSNEDRVSYLSTSPNFFGDICKSLSHWELIKPTSRVVLEKPIGKDLESAREINNEVLKYFNENQIYRIDHYLGKNTVQNILALRFANRIIMPLWDATNIDHIQITVAESVGVEGRAGYYDQYGAMRDMIQNHLMQLLCLVAMEPPCSLDANSIRDEKVKVLRSLRPITRENVAANTVRAQYSNGSINGQPVPGYLDNKDIEESLTETFAALRVDIDNWRWNGVPFYIRSGKRMEKRNSEIVIQFKDVPYSIFQNNGEPVSSNKLVITLQPEESITLSLINKVPELSENMRLEEVDLELISPSSTKRKNEAYERLLLDVVRSNPTLFMRLDEVESAWKWVDSILEAWEDNIVPMKKYAAGTNGPSAGVQLIAKDGRDWHED
- the pgl gene encoding 6-phosphogluconolactonase produces the protein MKINSQNNNENFFSEQKELIESLSLKIITNLQNAILQKGNASLIVSGGSTPKPLFEELSSFDIPWEKVKIALVDERWIPSSSDDSNEKLVKNTLLQNFAKKAQFIPMYQEDMTIEDSQKTCSDIYQNELFPFDVIVLGMGADGHTASIFPNNIKLEEAFETNESLCVFMTPSNAPYDRMSLTKNAILSANNIYLHFEGEQKQEIYKQVLEGIDKKQMPIASILNQDKKIIEVYYK
- the edd gene encoding phosphogluconate dehydratase — protein: MNEIILEVTNNIIERSKTSREIYLNRVKEASNKGVNRSKVGCSNLAHTIAPMNEQEKELMSDKVTPNIAIVTAYNDMLSAHEPFSVYPSLIKRTLLNEGATAQVASGVPAMCDGVTQGYEGMELSLFSRDNIAMGTAIGLSHNVYDGAIYLGVCDKIVPGLLIGALSFGHLPAIFMPAGPMPSGISNKEKALVRQEFAQGKVDEKALFKVEAASYHSSGTCTFYGTANSNQMLLEMMGLQLPNSSFVNANTQLRDELTQEASKTLLNLTEYKNNFTPIADIIDERSFVNAIVGLMATGGSTNHTIHLIAMARAAGIIINWDDFNMISSVTPLLCRLYPNGSADVNHFRDAGGMSVVISELINAGLVHEDVNTIVGRGLKNYIVEPTLKENKLVFNKGAIISRDKDIVSSVEAPFSNEGGITLLKGNIGRSIIKTSALKDEHLYIKAPAMVFSTQDELKNAFKEGLLNKDFVAVVKFQGPKSNGMPELHGLLPSLGVLQDKGFKVAIVTDGRMSGASGKVPSAIHLVNEAAKGGAIALIEDGDMICLDVKKGTLNIEIPAEEKIRRTIKKVDLSANHYNYGRNLFSSVRDNISSAEEGATIFDIIGKERN
- the eda gene encoding bifunctional 4-hydroxy-2-oxoglutarate aldolase/2-dehydro-3-deoxy-phosphogluconate aldolase, which produces MKINAKEVLSISPIVPVIAIDNIEDALPLAKALQDGGINIMEITLRTATGLKAIELISKQMPSMNVGAGTVCNKKDLEDSISHGAAFVFSPGISEELIQAAKQNDIALIPGVCTASEVMLAQNNDINACKLFPAVQVGGVNLLKAFLGPFAKMSFCPTGGVSLDNMNEFLDLKNVLCVGGSWLVPKKLLDEKNFDEITRIAKSSLEKINKA
- the pgi gene encoding glucose-6-phosphate isomerase is translated as MNEQRDILFARLKQIRSQLKNMSINDLFTLNPKRFEEFSTSLDDMILDYSKVHVNNDVMTTLFKLAKACDVEEKRDAMYRGDKINITENRAVLHIALRNKPNKPIYVDNRDIMQDVQEGLEKMQKFANGIRDGKIVSSSGEAFTDIVNIGIGGSHLGPAMVTQSLKPFHDGPNVHFVSNIDSSHITDTLSNLDPSKTLILIASKTFTTIETMTNAKTAMKWMSNAIGEENAGKHFAAISTALEKTKDFGISEDRVFGYWDWVGGRYSIWSSIGLGVMIAIGTDNFSQFLDGAYEMDEHFKNTPIEQNMPVILGLIGIWHRNICEYPTRAILPYDQRLSSFPSYIQQLDMESNGKSISSSGESLYEKTGAIVWGDAGTNSQHSFFQLLHQGSQIVPCEFMLGVNKSENDMKEHNDLLIANCLAQSQALMAGRRIDEVIRVLEKRGVPHEESIRLAPHRQFNGNRPSSTLLYKKLDPKTLGKIIALYEHRVFVEGIIWGVDSFDQWGVELGKELATEMLTHVQETHKKKKEYTHKDMDSSSAGLLNAISAWQE
- a CDS encoding NADP-dependent glyceraldehyde-3-phosphate dehydrogenase is translated as MKTNNKKYENIFTSIEEIPKQFQLDGEISQDEYLIDGSIKHWKGQKQDVYSPICLKDGKQVKLGTYPKLTQNEAHQALDSAMNAYNHGMGQWPQMKVEERIKAVEKFTFKMIEKREEVVNLLMWEIGKSLKDSQKEFDRTVDYIKDTIEALKNLDRKNSQLEIESGILAQVKRSPLGVTLCMGPFNYPLNETFTTLIPALIMGNAVIFKPPKFGVLLHRPLLEAFRDSFPKGIVNTLYGSGEELLTPLMKSGKIDVLAFIGSSKVASTMEHHHPKPNRLRSVLSLEAKNAAIVMPDANLEVAVNECVTGSLSYNGQRCTALKILFVHENIVGSFLEQFNAKVDAIKYGMPWDKDVQITPLPESNKTTYLKDLIDDATSKGAKIVNKDGGTIKNTFMFPAVLYPVNKDMKVYHEEQFGPVVPILTYKDIHEPMQYLMESNYGQQVSIFGNNSDEIAKMIDSFVNQVSRVNINAQCQRGPDIFPFTGRKDSAQSTLSVGDALRAFSIRSMVAIKNNSENKEIVTNILRDHKSNFLSTDFIL